A region from the Penaeus monodon isolate SGIC_2016 chromosome 17, NSTDA_Pmon_1, whole genome shotgun sequence genome encodes:
- the LOC119583898 gene encoding crustacean hyperglycemic hormone 6-like: MIAFRMMILATVVALLMTQAHARRSSFAPNSVFGRQDSLDEREAYPAECQGSFNVAALTAVNDMCVQCENVTRDHSTLANCRSNCFTSATFANCLELLHLPESEKETYQGHVRLLGK, encoded by the exons ATGATCGCCTTTCGGATG ATGATTTTAGCGACGGTCGTAGCGTTGTTGATGACTCAGGCTCATGCCCGCCGTAGCAGTTTTGCCCCCAACTCAGTCTTCGGGAGGCAGGACAGCCTCGACGAACGTGAGGCCTACCCCGCGGAATGCCAAGGTTCTTTCAACGTGGCGGCCTTGACAGCGGTGAATGATATGTGTGTTCAATGCGAAAACGTAACTCGGGACCACTCGACTTTAGCCAATTGCAG GTCGAACTGCTTCACCAGCGCTACCTTCGCCAATTGTCTGGAGTTGCTTCATCTgccagaaagtgaaaaagaaacgtACCAAGGGCATGTGCGGTTGCTGGGTAAGTAG